The Musa acuminata AAA Group cultivar baxijiao unplaced genomic scaffold, Cavendish_Baxijiao_AAA HiC_scaffold_1137, whole genome shotgun sequence genome segment TCAATACTAAATCAACGGAGAAATGATAACCATTGACTTCTCGCCATTAGAATTCTATGCAATTCACATGCACTTTCCTTCCTTGTATTCAAATTCTCGTGGTCTTCGGTTGATGTTGTGATATGGTAACAAATCCAAGCTAATTGAAGTAATCTTAGTGGGTCTAATTTTGTCTAAATATACTACAATATTTACCTTAACTACTTTAATATCCTTAGAATCAATCTCATACCCCCCAAATCTTCTCTCACGTAGGGATTTAAAGAGTTACAGCAGAAACTTCAACTAAGTTCAATCACCCATATTTAAATACCTCTAATTTAACTTAGGATATTATTTTATCCATGCAAATATGTatacattttttttatatgatttatttgttTCTCTTTCTATTTTCTTGTTCTCACTCGTTGACCTTTGGCAGAAGTCAACTGATGGCTTTTCCAAAAACGACCCTGGTTTTTAGCAGTTTCGAGAGAAGGGGCTCCCACCAAAATGGCCCTTGACGGCTTCTTTCCACGTTTGCTCTCCATCGTGTAGCCGAGGAGAGAAAGTCAGCGCCGCTGGATCGTCTGTCTCCGAGCCCCCTTTCCGACCTCCTCCTTCCGTTGGTCAACGCCTCCGTCTCGCTTTCCACGCGGGGAGCATGGGCTTAATAAGCGGAGCTCGAGCTCGGAATCCCGAGGAAGTGTATCTGAGCCATGTGGTTGCTGTCGCTGGGGATGGCTGATGACGACTGGGATCTGGGCGCGGTAGTGCGGAGCTGCCGGCCGTCGGGGACGAAGGCCGCGCCGATGGTGCCGCTCGAGGTGGAGCTGCAGGAGGCAGCGGCGGTGGGAGCTGATAAAGGTGCCCCCTTTGTGGGTTTCCAGCGTCTGTTCCTCGGCCGGGATGGCCTTAAAGAGCTGGAGGAGCTTTACGAGCCCTGCGTCCCCCAAGTCCAGCAGCAGCAACAGTCGAGGTGGAGTCCGTCTCCTTCCCTTGCCGACGCTGCTGCGAGGCCGTCCAAGGATGCTCACCGACCTTTTTCCCAGACTCCACGCTCCAAACGACGGTAAGAGGAAGCGGTGCCTCTCCGCGGTGTAGTTCAGATTTGAAGAGGAAGCTTTGATCTAAGAATTGGATATTAATTGGGCGATTCcaggaagaagcagcagcagaaggTGGTGTGCCACGTCCCGTCCGACGGGCTCTCCTCCGATACGTGGGCGTGGCGGAAGTACGGCCAGAAACCCATCAAAGGCTCTCCTTATCCTCGGTAAGCTAACCccccctctctctcgctctctctctctctctctctctctctctctctgagcttGGTGAGTTCTCTGTTGGTGTCGGGATGCAGGGGATACTACAGGTGTAGCAGCTCAAAGGCTTGCCTCGCCCGCAAGCAGGTGGAGCGCAGCCGGGCGGACCCGGCCATGTTCATCATCACCTACACCGCGGAGCACAACCACCCGGTGCCCACCCACCGCAACGCCCTCGCCGGCAGCACCCGCCACAAGTTCCCTTCCCCTTCCCGCGGAGTTGGCCACCCTGCCCCCGGCAACCCATCCTCCAGCCCTCCGTCCTCCTCCGCTGCGGCGGGTCTCTCCCCCACGACCCCCCTCACGGCCTCCATGGAGGACGAGCTCCTCCAGACATGGCCGCATGAGaaggaggacgaggacgaggaggaggacgaagacgAGGGAATCCTTCTGGTGAAGGACATGGAGATCATGGGCGAGGACGACCTGCTCTTCATGGGCGCCGCCGCTCCCACTGCGGCTGCCGAGGCGGGGGAGTTCGATTGTGGGGACCTGAGAGACCAGTAGTTCCTTCAGCCGCGGTGACTTCCTAACAGCAACAACACGGCGAAGGCAGCCGGTGGGAGCTGATGCCTCCTCCGCTGTCCGTCCTATAGGCCGCACAGAGCAGACAGGAGACGAAAGGGAGAAAGACGGCATCATATCTCCACAGTTTTCCTGAGAAATTTATTAGGAAAGAATTATTCACACGCAATCTTCTCTCCAATTTTCTTTCTATTCATTATGTAATATGAGTTGTAagattttttgtatttttcaattaatttagatttttttttcaatactcaatcaaatatgtaaattttgaatTAATAATAATAGCGACCTGAATAAGTttgatatcattttatattttcaatacaTCTAAAATATTGAGtaattatataatatatgatttaatatatttatattcttaatatatCAGTCCTCTTTTTCCATGACTACACCATGAAGATTATCAATAAAATAAAACGTGTTAatcgattaaaaaataatttacatcACTAGGAAAAAGAAATTAAGAAGgaacttttaatatatatatattttttaataaacttaCTTAGAGGTTAAACTTTTTTAATCTCATATGATAGTTTTAGTTTGATTgaatttttttccttgaaaataaatttgtaaatttttcgagtttttcttcttttctgtTTAAGTCAAAGATTATTTGATGCAAAGAAAATAATGAAATAATAATTTAAGAATGGAgaaaaatgtgtgtgtgtgtgtgagttaATGAATTCATCTCTCTTACCTCAATTGATTATTTTGATGCTGAGGTTGTATTCGAAAATACTATGTAGTTACATAATAATACTTTTAgtgtttgataagcaatagatgtaaATTACATTTTATATGTGTATCCGTGGTAATtgttatttgataaaattatatttcaaatgtctattaatattttttttgctaaatttatccttttaattttttatatttatttaaaattataattacttattttaattaataagtaaaaaaataaataaaatgaaatcttataaaaaatattttatataaaaataaaaataaattttaaaaagaaatatatttttattttataaaaatataaatcatgttaattttattaaattattttgataagcttataattttaaataatatcatagaatattaaaaaataaaaaatatatatatatcctaagtTAGTAGTAACATTTGAACATTTTTAACACGATATTTAGATAATCaagtatgatttaaaaaaaaatattaatttatatttaaaatacatATTGATGTAACtgttatttgataaaattatatttcaaatgtctattaatattttttttgctaaaatttatcattttaattttttatatgcattaaaaattataattacttatttaaattaataagtaaaataaaaataaaaaacttttaaaaaataaataaaattttattttataaaaaaataaatcatgttaattttttattaaattattttgataaacTTACCATTTCAAATAATatcatagaatattt includes the following:
- the LOC135670951 gene encoding probable WRKY transcription factor 27 translates to MWLLSLGMADDDWDLGAVVRSCRPSGTKAAPMVPLEVELQEAAAVGADKGAPFVGFQRLFLGRDGLKELEELYEPCVPQVQQQQQSRWSPSPSLADAAARPSKDAHRPFSQTPRSKRRKKQQQKVVCHVPSDGLSSDTWAWRKYGQKPIKGSPYPRGYYRCSSSKACLARKQVERSRADPAMFIITYTAEHNHPVPTHRNALAGSTRHKFPSPSRGVGHPAPGNPSSSPPSSSAAAGLSPTTPLTASMEDELLQTWPHEKEDEDEEEDEDEGILLVKDMEIMGEDDLLFMGAAAPTAAAEAGEFDCGDLRDQ